Proteins from a single region of Seriola aureovittata isolate HTS-2021-v1 ecotype China chromosome 9, ASM2101889v1, whole genome shotgun sequence:
- the mical1 gene encoding F-actin-monooxygenase mical1: MASQDPVSPSHATFDLFVHAQSCKEVKHHFAELCMQLDINPEDFRTFYIKLKERLNYWKAKALWTKLDKRASHADYQQGKACTKNKCLVLGAGPCGLRTAIELSLLGAQVVVLEKREAFTRNNVLHLWPYTICDLRGLGAKKFYGKFCTGSLDHISIRQLQLVLLKVSLLLGVEVHTGVEFQGLIEPSGDNGWMAKLQPGSHPASTFQFDVFISAGGGRFVPDGFKHKELRGKLAIGITANFINRNTAAEAQVAEISGVARIYNQKFFQDLLTETGIDLENIVYYKDATHYFVMTAKKKSLLKKGVIKQDYSDAEKLLAPANVDYEALYSFAHDAAYFSTGGKLPDLQFVENQPGRPDAAMFDFTCMHRAENASLVRERRGKKLLMALVGDCLVEPFWPLGTGIARGFLAAFDTAWMVRSWGMGVPHLKVVAERESVYQLLSQTTPENTSKNYAGYSIDPKTRYQRVNLSSIHSNQVQHLYDVDKSRPSSKKQRDKWSHMRQDSIGGFEELLKWCQNHTADYTNVNVKDFTQSWRSGLALCALIHHFRPKLIDMSSLDESSAVHNNQLAFSILEKELGIPPVMSASDLANSGQIDKLSMVSYLTQVQKAFAVPTKDPAGFLPSSKPLTLSQTQSAVFFLNKLKHNSLQRRKEKLAAEKQARVRETRMGDEDSMPPPSVSPEVSLRPDSAQEPEPEPEPEPEPEPGAGGSMTNSEECYFCGQRVYVLERISAEGKFFHRSCFTCHQCGITLRLVGYTFDQTTGRFYCELHSEELELGNGAETSCKDSKEIHKEENGVSSDDFTLSPSDEEYEHTLDCVPSSHTKSHSPDGQDQRILESTEESQEPETSSDPPSKTDVAAPAEGELQELPSIIPYPVPKPRLSRQTTPSPQPSPPIAKPRMVHLFNPSTLEDHSSPTAPNEISKVAPDSRPKQSLRKLQLTDEEKSQLVNLQSFSADSDSETPGGSSSCSSSSATAGGPSPPKPEGLDGQEEEGYWSGSTASHIREKRNRRCFRRKEMPSGQTRVRSKFSPWNLSSPRISRDTRLSVLINHPGRVETTFRHVHSTSEEGADGDDDDDDDDDDDDDDEMFERDDIDLYDEKFQTVPSDPVEAEKLELMKMRTLERRAKMSELQRLRNAQSIQRRLEEIEVTFKELEVKGVVLEQSLRGEDDSSGSPDMIEHWIQLVHEKNALVSEESDLMVASRQLELEDKQSMLELELRKYMELNDKTAEQQAEEERVLHQMIEVVDMRDSLVSFLEEKRLKEISEEQEAFSIKEAKRHSKAGAQVHWA; this comes from the exons ATGGCGAGCCAGGACCCTGTCAGTCCTTCACATGCTACGTTCGACCTCTTTGTCCATGCCCAGAGCTGTAAGGAGGTGAAGCACCACTTTGCTGAGCTCTGCATGCAACTAGACATCAACCCTGAAGATTTCAGAACCTTTTACATCAAGTTAAAGGAGAGACTGAACTACTGGAAGGCCAAAGCGCTGTGGACAAAGCTGGACAAAAGAGCGTCTCACGCAGATTACCAGCAAGGAAAAGCCTGCACGAAAAACAAG tgtcttgTGTTGGGTGCTGGACCATGTGGGCTGAGAACGGCCATCGAGCTGTCCCTGCTGGGAGCTCAGGTGGTGGTGTTGGAGAAGAGAGAGGCTTTTACCAGGAACAACGTCCTCCACCTGTGGCCCTACACCATCTGCGACCTTCGTGGGCTCGGAGCCAAGAAGTTCTATGGCAAATTCTGTACAGGCTCTCTGGATCACATCA gcaTTCGTCAGCTGCAGCTGGTTTTATTGAAAGTGTCTCTTCTCCTCGGGGTAGAGGTTCACACTGGAGTGGAGTTCCAGGGCCTGATCGAGCCCTCAGGAGACAACG GTTGGATGGCCAAGCTGCAGCCCGGGTCTCATCCTGCTTCAACCTTCCAGTTTGATGTCTTCATCTCTGCTGGAGGAGGCAGGTTTGTCCCTGATg GTTTTAAGCACAAGGAGCTGAGAGGCAAGCTTGCCATCGGCATCACAGCCAACTTCATCAACAGAAACACGGCTGCCGAGGCCCAAGTAGCAGAGATCAGCGGTGTCGCACGCATCTACAACCAGAAGTTCTTCCAAGATCTGCTCACTGAGACCG GTATTGATTTGGAGAACATTGTCTACTATAAGGACGCCACCCACTACTTTGTCATGACTGCCAAGAAGAAGAGCTTGCTGAAGAAGGGGGTCATTAAACAG GACTACAGTGATGCAGAGAAGCTACTGGCTCCAGCAAATGTAGACTATGAGGCTTTGTACAGCTTCGCCCATGATGCTGCCTACTTCTCCACAGGCGGAAAACTGCCTGACCTCCAGTTTGTTGAGAACCAACCTGGCCGGCCAGACGCGGCCATGTTCGACTTCACCTGCATGCACCGTGCTGAGAACGCCTCGCTTgtcagggagaggagggggaagaaaTTGTTGATGGCTCTTGTTGGAGATTGCCTGGTGGAG CCGTTCTGGCCTCTGGGAACAGGCATAGCCCGCGGGTTTCTAGCTGCTTTTGACACAGCGTGGATGGTTAGAAGCTGGGGCATGGGGGTCCCACATCTCAAGGTCGTGGCTGAGAG AGAAAGTGTGTACCAGCTCCTGTCTCAGACCACACCAGAAAACACCAGCAAAAACTACGCTGGTTACAGCATCGACCCCAAAACACGGTATCAGAGGGTCAACCTCTCATCCATCCATAGCAACCAG GTGCAGCACCTGTATGATGTTGATAAATCCCGCCCATCGAGCAAGAAACAGAGGGACAAGTGGTCTCACATGCGTCAAG ATTCGATTGGTGGATTTGAAGAGCTGTTGAAATGGTGCCAGAACCACACCGCAGATTATACGAATGTGAATGTAAAAGATTTCACCCAGTCCTGGAGGTCCGGGCTGGCTCTGTGCGCCCTGATCCACCACTTCAGGCCTAAGCTCAT TGACATGTCCTCCCTGGATGAGTCCAGCGCTGTTCACAACAACCAACTGGCCTTCAGCATCTTGGAGAAGGAGCTGGGCATCCCACCCGTCATGTCTGCCAGTGACTTGGCCAACAGTGGTCAGATAGACAAGTTGTCCATGGTTTCCTACCTCACCCAGGTCCAGAAAGCCTTTGCTGTGCCGACAAAAG ACCCTGCAGGCTTCCTGCCGTCGTCCAAGCCTCTGACTCTCTCCCAGACACAGTCAGCTGTCTTCTTCCTGAACAAGCTGAAGCACAACTCTCTGCAAAGGCGCAAG gaaaagttggcagcagagaaacaagCAAGAGTAAGAGAGACGAGGATGGGAGATGAGGACAGT ATGCCGCCGCCTTCTGTGTCCCCTGAGGTCAGTCTTAGACCTGATTCTGCTCAAGAGCCTGaacctgagcctgagcctgaacctgaacctgaacctggtGCTGGTGGGTCAATGACAAACAGTGAGGAGTGCTACTTTTGCGGTCAGAGGGTCTACGTGTTGGAGCGCATCAGTGCTGAGGGCAAGTTCTTCCATCGGAGCTGCTTCACCTGCCACCAGTGCGGCATCACGCTCAGACTGGTGGGATACACCTTTGACCAGACCACAG GGAGATTTTACTGTGAGCTGCACTctgaagagctggagctgggaAACGGGGCTGAGACATCTTGTAAG GATAGTAAAGAAATTCACAAAGAAGAGAATGGGGTTTCCAGTGATGATTTTACACTGTCTCCATCGGACGAGGAGTATGAGCACACTTTGGACTGTGTTCCCTCTTCGCACACAAAGTCACACTCCCCCGATGGACAGGACCAGCGCATACTTGAATCCACAGAAGAGTCCCAAGAACCAGAAACTTCCTCAGATCCTCCATCTAAGACGGATGTAGCAGCTCCCGCTGAGGGGGAGTTACAGGAGCTTCCATCCATAATTCCCTACCCTGTCCCCAAGCCACGCCTCTCTCGGCAGACTACACCCAGCCCTCAGCCCTCCCCTCCAATAGCAAAACCTCGCATGGTCCACCTTTTTAACCCCTCGACTCTAGAAGATCACTCATCTCCGACCGCTCCGAACGAGATCTCTAAAGTGGCTCCAGACTCCCGTCCTAAGCAGTCGCTGCGGAAGCTCCAGCTGACTGACGAGGAGAAAAGCCAGCTGGTGAATCTTCAGAGTTTCAGCGCCGACTCGGACTCTGAGACTCCCGGTGGGTCCTCATCCTGCTCGTCTTCCTCAGCAACAGCAGGAGGTCCGAGCCCTCCCAAACCAGAGGGCCTGGATGGGCAAGAAGAGGAAGGCTACTGGAGCGGCAGCACTGCTAGTCACATCAGGGAGAAGAGGAATCGACGCTGCTTCAGGAGGAAAGAAATGCCAAGCGGACAGACCAGAGTACGATCCAAGTTTTCCCCCTGGAATCTCTCTTCCCCGAGGATCAGCAGAGACACCCGGCTCAGTGTCCTCATTAATCATCCAGGGAGAGTGG aAACAACATTCAGACATGTTCACAGCACCTCAGAAGAGGGAGCTGATGgagacgacgatgatgatgacgacgacgacgacgacgatgacGATGAGATGTTTGAACGAGATGATATTGACTTATATGATGAGAAA TTTCAGACTGTGCCATCAGACCCTGTGGAGGCTGAGAAGCTGGagctgatgaagatgaggacGCTGGAACGACGAGCCAAGATGAGCGAACTACAGCGATTGCGCAACGCACAG TCAATCCAGAGGAGACTGGAGGAGATCGAGGTGACCTTCAAGGAGCTGGAAGTGAAAGGTGTAGTTCTGGAGCAAAGTCTGCGAGGAGAAGATG ACAGTAGCGGTTCTCCTGACATGATCGAGCATTGGATCCAACTCGTGCACGAGAAGAACGCACTGGTCTCTGAGGAGTCTGACCTCATGGTGGC GTCTCGACAGCTGGAACTGGAAGACAAGCAGAGCATGTTGGAGTTGGAGCTCAGGAAATACATGGAGCTGAATG acaagacagcagagcagcaggcagAAGAGGAGCGAGTCCTGCACCAGATGATCGAGGTGGTGGACATGAGGGATTCTCTGGTGTCATTtctggaggagaagaggctGAAGGAGATCAGCGAGGAGCAAGAGGCCTTCTCCATTAAGGAGGCCAAACGGCACTCGAAGGCAGGAGCTCAGGTTCACTGGGCATAA